The genomic window tactataCATACTTGTATACTTGTTTAAAAGCATGTCTAGACTGTAGGTTACTTGAACACTTCATGCTTAGCACAGTATCACGTTGAAACAGGGTgctgtcaaaaaaacaaaaacaaaaacaaaaacaaaaacaaaaaacccaccagacACTGAATAGAAGCGAGGCCGGGCCAAACCTGAtctcctgatcttaaggagaaaagtgTAGAGAATGGCCCCGAACAAAGGTAGCAGTGAGCTTCTATGGATTGTAGCAAGTCAGAATAGGTCATTATTTAGTTAACCAATTGCAATTTACAGCATTTCATGGTAGCCAATTCTATTGTGACACAGAGACCTTAGTTTTGGTGggaacctatcaatttaaagttctttgtcctaagagggtttaaaatgaccAACTGTAGTTAGACACCTAAGATACCGTGGGGCAGTGAGTTGGTGAATTTTTACATGTTGGTCTTCCCTGGCCAGATCTTggtagaaggggtgggggagcgttTTGCAGCCTAAGGTATCTATTTAGCAAGCAGGCAAAGTTACAGCGACATAGGGCGGTCAATTTCCGTATTAGGGAACTACAAAAGCTATTATCTCAATTATTCatgaaaggtgagtttaagcTGAACTTATATACAATAAGCTTTCTGATATCTTGTAAGTTGACCTATTACAACGTAAGTATATGAACAGGGATCTTTTCtgagagaaatataaaacatacactTTAAACATGAGCATAGAGAGCACCTCTGTTGGAGACTGGTAAAGGGAGGCAGGCGGTAGAAACACATTTACCAGCATCAACCACGTAAGTGGTTTTCCCAAGTCAGAGTTCAATCGTGGCCACCAAAactttgcactctgtctcaaactGCTACTTATTTATTCCAAAGTTTCCGACTCTGGTAGTTGCAAAGATTTGGCGCTGGGAGGGCCCAGCAGATTGGTCTATGGCTTTAGCCACGTGGCCACAGCTCACTAACAAGTAGAGCTTTTCTGAATTAcatacagaaggaaagaaaacgcCTTCTCTCGGCTTCCATCCCTGTCCTCACCCTTACACTCAGCTTATTTTAGCGTTTTCCCAGGTTCATAGGGCAATGGGACTGTCACGATCCCTTTGGCCACCACTAGAAATATAGCTTGTGGTGGGGGAACATCTTAATTAATGATAACTGAGTATCCATGAGCGACGGTCTTTTTCTCTCTGGAGAATGTAAACAGTTTCACGtttattttcaggaaataatTTTCACTCCAGAATGAAGCAAAACAGGCTCTATTTTCTTCCCCTACTGTGAAACGAGGCTACAGAAACTAAAAAGTTGCAGGAAAAAAAGCAGATAGCAGAGGATGGTTTCGATCCATCGACCTCTGGGTTATGGGCCCAGCACGCTTCCGCTGCGCCACTCTGCTCTCCGGTGAAACGCGATTCCTAATAACGCCCTTCACTCTGTTCAGAGGCGATTACTGACACCGGAAAAACCCACGTCGAGGTCGCCGGTTCAACACCTCGGTTACCACAAACTGCCAATTCTCTTCGGAACAATATCGCTACCAGAATCAGagagaacaaagccagaggcagAGACGGAAGCGTTACCACCCCGTTGAAATTccggaggcagaggggagaggcgGCCAGATACTCAGCGAGGGTTACAAGCTTTACTaaacagggaaggaaggggaagaccGGGAAAGGCACGCGGGCGAGAATTCCGCCTCGGAGTCACTAACCAGGCCCGCGGTCGCCGTTGGGAGGACACCCTCTCGGGCTCGGTGTGGGGGTGACGCCCGGCCGCGGGAGGCCCGGACGGAGGCTCGGGCGGGAAGGGCCGGTCCGCGGGGTCGCCGCAGGCCAACGCAGGCGCCCGGCGATCGGCCAAGGCCCCTCACGCAGCAAAACGTAGAGCAAAACGCTCACTTTTTTAGTCTGACGCACCGAAAAAGTTCCGAGGTCCCACAGGCCCCCGGACCCTCCAGCCGCCTCCGCGGAGGGCACGCTCCGAGGGTCCGGGCCCCGCCTCCAGTGACGTCACTGGAGTGAGCCGCGGAGGGCGGGGCCGGGCAACGGCCCTTCCCGCGTGCGCGCTTCCAGTCCTCAATTAGGTCCGCATCCTGCACATATAAGGAGGTTGCCTCCACGACTTTCATGTTTTCTCCGGAAGGTGACTAAGCGGTGCTGACATGTCTGGCCGAGGCAAAGGTGGGAAGGGCCTGGGCAAGGGGGGCGCCAAGCGCCACCGCAAGGTGCTGCGCGATAACATCCAGGGCATCACGAAGCCCGCCATCCGGCGGCTGGCCCGGCGCGGCGGCGTCAAGCGCATCTCCGGCCTCATCTACGAGGAGACCCGCGGGGTGCTCAAGGTGTTCCTGGAGAACGTGATCCGCGACGCCGTCACCTACACGGAGCACGCCAAGCGCAAGACGGTCACGGCCATGGACGTGGTGTACGCGCTCAAGCGCCAGGGCCGCACCCTCTAcggcttcggcggctgagcgccTCCGACCTCCTGCTACCTCCACAAGCACAAAAAGGCCCTTTTCAGGGCCGCCCACGTTTTCCACGAAAGATCTGTAGCTTTTGGTTACTTTCTAGGAATCTTGTGCTATATTGTGTGCCCACCTTCTAAATGTGTATAAGAGTTGTTAGTTGTCCGCTCTGTCGTGCCCCTTTATCTTAACCCGAGGGCTTTTAACGTTGGGGCTTAGTTAAGCCGTGCTGTGGCTCTGCCGCAGTCGGTTTGTCTAAGCCTTGGGCTGCCCATCAATTTTGGGTGACAGACAAGGCCACATGGTATCGTCGGCATTTCCAAGGAGCTTCCTTCGTCCTCGAGCACTTTCGAGTTCGAAATCAGGTGGATTTGGTCCTGGAATACTAGCAAGGGGATGCCCACCCGGGAGGGAGTGGGTGAGCCTTCCCTGCAGGGCTCCCGCGTCCAAGATGGCGGGGTCGGCGGCGGGAGGACGGCTGCGGAACAAAGACGCGTTCCCGCCGCCCGCCTGGCCCCGCCTCCGGCCCCGCCTCCGCCCCGCCCCTGGGCTGGGCTGCGCTCTGCTAGGCTCGCTCCGCGGTCCCGAAGGCCCCGGGGTCGTGCGCCGGGAGGCTGGGGGGTCAGATCTGGCAGGTGTTGCGTGGCCTAGCGCGCGACATTTTATGATGTATTATGAAAACCTCACGGAGATAAGGATGTTACTTAATGGTCAATATGTAAATGTCACCTAATTTTAAGGAGATGTGGTGGCATTTTAAAAACGTGTACATATAGGCATCAGGATATTTCACCCCAAATTGCTAAGCGTGGGGAGGGAAGTGATGAGGGAGCGTGGAGCGAGCTGAGGGCACAATACAGgctacccctcccccgcccccgggtGGGATATATGTGACGTTCCtaggacactcctggctaccctaGAACAAAGGAAGGGGGTGTAAGCGCTtgccatagtgatgtgggaagcTAAGGCAAGCGAAAaactaaattcccttactgcctacagccatTGGCAGGTCCTTGAAACCGgcagtgacctccctctaggagctcagctggctggatgatgacactttgctaggggcaaaagagcaccttggcttaacattatcctgaccgccccccactccccacccctgaacctgtaagtctactttaacctataaaaattcctttggaaacttcctttatctcagctGCCCCAAGATATATTGCTGACAATCATACTCTAAGCCTGTGGCCCCCTGATGtatatctgaagggtctcagGACTGAGGTTTTACTACACAGtgataaatggtgtttccctagcaacagctagtccctcaaggtcctggaaaccttgctgaCAAAATTCCTTAAAGACTTTATCCCTGACCACCTTCCATCCTGAGGGTATATAAGAAGTTACCCGTCAggacagctcttcctgcccagggTCCTGTtccctgctttaataaaatcacctttttggggcgcctgggtggcgcagtcggttaagcgtccgacttcagccaggtcacgatctcgcggtccgtgagttcgagccccgcgtcaggttctaggctgatggctcggagcctggagcctgtttccgattctgtgtctccctctctctctgcccctcccccgttcatgctctgtctctctctgtcccaaaaataaataaaaaaaaaaaagttgaaaaaaaaaaagaaaaaaaaaatcaccttttttttttttttttttgcaccaaaggtgtcttcaagaattcttttttggctGTTGGCTCCGGACCACCCCTCCATCACCCGAAAATGTCATCAGAAGTATTCCACTTCCTCCAGGGTCTTCCAGCTGGACTAAACTTTACAGGAGGACATactaacaggaggaaaaaaaaaaaatccaaaggtcTTATTACCTGCGCCCAGAGTCCCGGTAAGGAATTTGAGGCCCAAACAAATGAATAATGCAGGGCAGGTTTCATACCTTCTAGACAGAGAAAATGCATTCGTGAGGAATGGACAggattaaaaacacacatttgagAGCTTTAATTAGTAAGGACTTTTAAGAGGAATTTGGCCTGACGTAGTACATGAGTGAAATTAACCAGGATTGTTTCTATAGCTTTCTTGGCTTTAAAGTTCCTATTTctggtgataatgatgtgttttTACTTAGTCCAGTGAGGGGTTCCTtttatatggtagttttatttccacattttgagGGGACCGAGGAGAGTCTAAGTGTCCTTGCATGTGCTTTTTCCCACGTAGCTTCAATTCAACATAATACACCATCGTACATTTTGGACAACTTGCCCTTGGCCCTCTTGTTAGCTAGTGAATGTAGGGTATGAGAGAATTAGAACACTCTCGGATAATCCCAATGATTTTAGCCACTGCATCGAAGATGGTAATGCCAGTCGCTAAAATGGGTAAGAATATAGAAGGAACAAGTTTTGGGGAGAATCACAGGTTCAGCTTTGGACGTGCAGAATTTGGGATACCTATTACATTTCTAAGAGGGAGGTAGGAACTAGGCTGGCTAGATATATGAATCTGCAGTTCGGGGAAGAGATCTGGGCTGGAAACATTATCGGGAGTTGTCAGGGTGTAACTGCCCTGATGCCACGAGAGTGAAAAAGCCATGCGAGAAGATGAGAGCTCTTAGGAAAGAAGGTTGGTAATGAAGAGAAGCAGTTCAAGAACTGAGTCCTAGGTCAGATAAGTAAGGAGTGTTTGCTCTGTATTCATGATATGTGGATAGATCACTGATGGTTTTACACGTGTTTCTGtaattctccctttctcctgtgACTCTCAGAACAAGCCGAAGAAAATAgtctcattttgcagatgtggaaagCTGCCCTCAGTCATAAGAGTCTGCCATGACAGTGGAGCTCTCACTCGAATAATCTGTTGAAGTTAGAACCACGGGAGATCACTTTGGGGATCCACCAATAGATAATATGCACCCTTCTCAAAATGGACAACCTCCCCATATATTTTGCATGCAATTCCAGTGAGTTCTCAGGCCTCCCGAAGCCTGTTTGTGGAGGCCAACGTTCAGAGCTCTGTGTCTGAAGctgcttttctcttcccttacCTTCACCAGCTCCTGATCTGAGAAAGTGGACCCTGAGAACACACGTTTCTGATCTGTTGAGCTGGTGTTCCCCTGTTGTTGTGGAGATGCCGTCTATACAATAATGTAGAAGAAGTTAAGTCATCAGACCAGAGACTTCCCTTGAACTCCACACTCAGAGACCCAGCTACCCACTTGACTTCTCTATTTGGAAGTCCATGAATATCCATTTCCAAATCTGACACCACCACCGCAAGACCAGCCTCTCTCGTCAACATCTTGAATTTGGAAAACGCCGAGTCCCACCTTCCAGCTGGAGTTGTTTTCGACTCTCCAGTCCATAGTAGGTCCTGTCAGCTGTACCTGgaaaacacagcaagaaggcattTCCCTTTCCAGCTCTTTCCCATCGCTGGTGCTCTGGCCAAGCAGCCCTCACTCTATCGTTATTCCTGCAGCCCTGTCTGCTTCCGCCCTCCTATATTTCACACAGCAGCCAGGGATTGTAACAAAGAGTAAATCAGATCAAGTCGCCTCTCTGCTGAAAACCCTCCAACGGCTCTCATTTCACTTAAAGTGAAAGTCAAAGTCCTTACTCTCTTGGCCCTTGTTCAAACTGTCtactctccctctccttcttagCCCAGTGACACTGGCCCTGGAACTTTTTCAAATAGGCCAAGTACACAGATCTTTTAAAGACTCTTCTTTCTACATGGGCCTCTCAGCTCCCAGATCCTTGGAGGCATCCATCGCTCCTCACCTTCTTCACTTTTTAAGTCAAATATCCTTTTAGGGAGGCTGTCTGTGATGGCATACCAACCCCTGACGCCCCCCAGTCTGTTTTCTCTGCTCTTGAGAAGCTTGCAGTGTATTTGGGAAGtcaacacccccccacccctgcccatgAAATGTGAAGCAGAAATGGACACCATAAAGGGTGTCCAAAGAGCATAAGTCAAGTCCGTATTGGGAGTCCTAAGCGGATGCTTGCCCAGGAGGCTCACTGCCAGGCTCAGGAGGCCTGTCAGGCCCGTGACA from Neofelis nebulosa isolate mNeoNeb1 chromosome 6, mNeoNeb1.pri, whole genome shotgun sequence includes these protein-coding regions:
- the LOC131515292 gene encoding histone H4; translated protein: MSGRGKGGKGLGKGGAKRHRKVLRDNIQGITKPAIRRLARRGGVKRISGLIYEETRGVLKVFLENVIRDAVTYTEHAKRKTVTAMDVVYALKRQGRTLYGFGG